A genomic segment from Desulfuromonadales bacterium encodes:
- the larB gene encoding nickel pincer cofactor biosynthesis protein LarB produces MNPSELKKLLAAVRDGELAVEDGMERLRVLPFEDIGVAQIDHHRELRQGSPEIILGESKSIDQLLTIVEKMAERGSNILITRLSREKADTLLALHPAGGYDVDGRTFTLVQRPIEIVGRGKILVVCAGTSDIPVTREATVTARLLGNEVEEIVDVGVAGIHRLLARTGSLREAAVVIVVAGMEGALPSVVGGLVSVPVIAVPTSVGYGAAFGGVAALLGMLNSCASGVTVVNIDNGFGAAFAASRINRLPGG; encoded by the coding sequence TTGAACCCGAGTGAACTGAAAAAACTGCTGGCCGCCGTCCGTGACGGGGAACTTGCCGTCGAGGATGGCATGGAGCGCCTGCGCGTTCTCCCCTTCGAGGACATCGGGGTGGCCCAGATCGACCACCACCGGGAATTGCGCCAGGGGTCACCCGAAATCATCCTGGGTGAAAGCAAGTCGATCGACCAGTTGCTGACCATCGTCGAGAAGATGGCCGAGCGGGGGAGCAACATCCTCATCACCCGCCTCAGCCGGGAGAAGGCCGACACCCTGCTCGCCCTCCACCCCGCCGGTGGCTACGACGTCGACGGGCGCACCTTCACCCTGGTGCAGCGGCCGATCGAGATTGTCGGCCGGGGAAAAATCCTGGTCGTCTGCGCTGGCACCTCGGACATCCCGGTGACCCGCGAGGCGACCGTCACCGCCCGCCTGCTCGGCAACGAGGTGGAGGAGATCGTCGACGTCGGCGTCGCCGGCATTCACCGCCTGCTGGCCCGGACGGGGAGTCTGCGCGAGGCGGCGGTGGTCATCGTCGTTGCCGGCATGGAAGGGGCGCTGCCGTCGGTGGTCGGCGGCCTGGTCTCCGTTCCGGTCATCGCCGTCCCCACCTCGGTCGGCTACGGCGCCGCCTTCGGCGGCGTGGCCGCCCTGCTCGGCATGCTCAACTCCTGCGCCAGCGGCGTCACGGTGGTCAATATCGACAACGGTTTCGGCGCCGCGTTCGCCGCCAGCCGCATCAACCGCCTTCCGGGCGGATGA
- a CDS encoding phosphatidylglycerophosphatase A: MRRFILFLSSNAGLGYSPVASGTIGTLAGIPAFFLLAPLPPLLYALTWLGLLFLSFWAAGVAGKIYGVVDDGRIVIDELVGYLATVAFLPFSWTAAIAGFFLFRFFDITKIPPARWFDRQLKNGYGVVLDDVVAGIYAAIALRATLWAIGH; the protein is encoded by the coding sequence ATGCGTCGCTTCATCCTTTTTCTCAGCAGCAACGCCGGACTCGGCTACTCGCCGGTCGCTTCCGGCACCATCGGCACCCTGGCGGGCATCCCTGCCTTCTTCCTGCTCGCCCCGCTGCCGCCGCTCCTCTATGCGCTGACCTGGCTCGGCCTGCTCTTTCTCTCGTTCTGGGCGGCCGGCGTGGCGGGAAAGATTTACGGCGTGGTCGACGACGGCCGCATCGTCATCGATGAACTGGTCGGCTATCTGGCCACCGTCGCCTTTCTTCCTTTCTCCTGGACGGCGGCTATTGCCGGTTTTTTCCTCTTCCGCTTCTTCGACATCACCAAGATCCCGCCGGCCCGCTGGTTCGACCGGCAGCTGAAAAACGGCTACGGGGTGGTGCTGGATGACGTTGTGGCGGGGATTTACGCCGCCATCGCCCTGCGGGCGACGCTTTGGGCGATTGGGCATTGA
- a CDS encoding DNA translocase FtsK 4TM domain-containing protein — MNDKRSPLFREHLKKEIAGVFWAATGIFLLLCLVSFDNGDPSFNNNLHPPTVGNYGGVFGAHLADLLFQIFGIPALLIPVACLLLAWRLLKFRDIKVRLYKAGAFGVLLFSLDGLLALSLRQVAPFGQKINEAGGAVGRMLAEALVGYFNIAGATLFLGVFFLVSLMLVARFSVVLFLEGMLGRFGTWLVQRREAFDAVREKAARDKGERLSADPVIIRPEPRPLPAPPKAAKKKKMEDEAAQEAFDFLVASGTYHKPPLSLLDHEGEAAKPVDRDSLMMQARILEKKLQDFNVQGEIVEVKPGPVVTMYEFAPAPGVKVSKIAGLSDDLSMALKALSIRIVAPIPGRGVVGIEIPNRDRETVYLKEIFASEEFQKTGGRLPMALGKDIFGRTVVSDLAKMPHLLVAGSTGSGKSVSINTMVLSLLYRATPEEVRIIMVDPKMLELSIYEGIPHLLLPVVTNPKKAALALAWAVREMERRYKLMAAKGVRNIDGYNKKIAKEEKEKEDLRARGKVVVEAADPEEEELPEIELAEGEELEHGHLPFIVVIVDELADLMMVAGREIEESIARLAQMARASGIHLILATQRPSVDVITGLIKANFPTRISFKVFSRIDSRTILDQMGAEALLGMGDMLFLPPGTGALQRVHGAFVSELEVQRVVDFLKKQGEPQYDKSILTAPVGSEAGGSEEDDAYDEKWDEALAIIAETRQASISMLQRRLRLGYNRAARMIEKMEQEGIVGPSDGTSRPREVFLSRIQG; from the coding sequence ATGAACGACAAACGCAGCCCCCTGTTCCGGGAACATCTGAAGAAGGAAATCGCCGGCGTATTCTGGGCGGCGACCGGCATCTTTCTGCTGCTCTGCCTCGTCTCCTTCGACAACGGCGACCCCTCCTTCAACAACAATCTGCACCCGCCCACCGTCGGCAACTACGGCGGCGTGTTCGGCGCCCACCTGGCCGACCTTCTCTTCCAGATCTTCGGCATTCCGGCCCTGCTCATCCCCGTAGCCTGCCTGCTGCTGGCCTGGCGCCTGCTCAAGTTTCGCGATATCAAGGTCCGGCTCTACAAGGCAGGGGCCTTCGGCGTTCTCCTTTTTTCTCTCGACGGCCTGCTGGCGCTGAGCCTGCGGCAAGTCGCCCCGTTCGGCCAGAAGATCAACGAGGCCGGGGGAGCCGTCGGCCGCATGCTGGCCGAGGCGCTGGTCGGCTATTTCAACATCGCCGGGGCGACGCTATTTCTGGGGGTTTTCTTTCTCGTTTCGCTGATGCTGGTGGCCCGCTTCTCCGTGGTTCTGTTCCTCGAGGGGATGCTTGGCCGCTTCGGGACCTGGCTCGTGCAGCGCCGTGAGGCGTTCGACGCGGTCCGGGAAAAGGCGGCCCGGGACAAGGGGGAGCGACTCAGCGCGGACCCGGTCATTATCCGGCCGGAGCCCAGGCCGCTGCCGGCGCCCCCCAAGGCGGCCAAAAAGAAAAAGATGGAGGATGAAGCCGCCCAGGAGGCCTTCGACTTCCTCGTAGCGTCGGGCACCTACCACAAGCCGCCCCTGTCGCTGCTCGACCACGAGGGCGAAGCGGCCAAGCCGGTGGACCGGGATTCCCTGATGATGCAGGCGCGCATCCTCGAAAAGAAGCTCCAGGATTTCAACGTGCAGGGGGAGATCGTCGAGGTCAAGCCGGGACCGGTGGTCACCATGTACGAGTTCGCTCCGGCCCCCGGGGTGAAGGTCAGCAAGATCGCCGGGCTCTCCGATGACCTCTCCATGGCGCTCAAGGCCCTCTCCATCCGCATCGTCGCTCCGATCCCGGGCCGCGGCGTGGTCGGCATCGAGATCCCCAACCGCGACCGGGAGACCGTCTACCTCAAGGAAATCTTCGCCTCCGAGGAATTCCAGAAGACCGGCGGCCGGTTGCCGATGGCCCTGGGCAAGGACATCTTCGGCCGCACCGTCGTCTCCGACCTGGCCAAGATGCCGCATCTGCTGGTCGCCGGCTCCACCGGCAGCGGCAAGTCGGTTTCCATCAACACCATGGTTCTCTCGCTCCTCTACCGGGCCACCCCCGAAGAGGTGCGCATCATCATGGTCGATCCCAAGATGCTCGAGCTCTCCATCTACGAGGGAATTCCCCACCTGTTGCTGCCGGTGGTGACCAACCCGAAGAAGGCGGCCCTCGCCCTGGCCTGGGCGGTACGCGAAATGGAGCGCCGCTACAAACTGATGGCCGCCAAGGGCGTGCGCAATATCGACGGTTACAACAAGAAGATTGCCAAGGAGGAGAAGGAGAAGGAGGATCTTCGGGCCAGGGGGAAGGTGGTGGTCGAGGCGGCCGACCCCGAAGAGGAGGAGTTGCCCGAGATCGAACTGGCCGAGGGGGAGGAACTGGAGCACGGCCACCTGCCGTTCATCGTCGTCATCGTCGACGAACTGGCCGACCTGATGATGGTCGCCGGCCGCGAGATCGAGGAGTCGATCGCCCGCCTGGCGCAGATGGCCCGCGCCTCCGGCATCCACCTGATCCTCGCCACCCAGCGCCCCTCCGTCGATGTCATCACCGGCCTGATCAAGGCCAACTTTCCGACCCGGATCTCCTTCAAGGTCTTCTCCCGCATCGACTCGCGCACCATCCTCGACCAGATGGGCGCCGAGGCGCTGCTGGGAATGGGCGACATGCTCTTCCTGCCGCCCGGCACCGGCGCCCTGCAGCGCGTCCACGGCGCCTTCGTCTCCGAACTGGAGGTGCAGCGGGTGGTCGACTTCCTCAAGAAACAGGGCGAACCCCAGTACGACAAGTCGATCCTCACCGCCCCTGTCGGCAGCGAGGCCGGCGGGAGCGAGGAGGACGACGCCTACGACGAAAAATGGGACGAGGCTCTGGCCATCATCGCCGAGACTCGCCAGGCCTCCATTTCCATGCTGCAGCGCCGTCTGCGCCTCGGCTACAACCGGGCGGCGCGCATGATCGAGAAGATGGAACAGGAGGGGATCGTCGGCCCCTCCGACGGCACCAGCCGGCCGCGGGAGGTCTTTCTCAGCCGCATCCAGGGGTGA
- the thpR gene encoding RNA 2',3'-cyclic phosphodiesterase yields MRQVRTFLAIPVTDELRRGMTRLQRELTGSLPGIRWVNPASIHLTLRFFGDVPEESLEKIGEVMLSVGRLCAPFQAEAAGVGAFPSPARPRVIWLGVRGGPELAALHAAMEEGLRQIGFPGEDRSFSPHLTLGRCRQRIAAAQPVLERFRDFACAPLPVDRVTLYESRLEPAGAVHLPLKTVYLGG; encoded by the coding sequence ATGCGGCAGGTTAGAACCTTCCTGGCCATTCCCGTTACCGACGAGCTGCGCCGGGGAATGACCCGGCTGCAGCGGGAGTTGACCGGCAGCCTGCCGGGCATCCGCTGGGTCAACCCGGCCAGCATCCATCTGACCCTTCGGTTTTTCGGCGACGTCCCTGAAGAATCCCTTGAAAAGATAGGGGAAGTTATGCTATCCGTAGGGCGCTTATGTGCTCCCTTCCAGGCGGAAGCGGCCGGCGTCGGCGCCTTCCCTTCCCCGGCCCGGCCCCGGGTGATCTGGCTGGGCGTGCGGGGCGGACCTGAGCTGGCGGCCCTGCATGCGGCAATGGAAGAGGGGCTGCGGCAAATCGGCTTCCCCGGCGAGGATCGTTCCTTTTCCCCCCACCTCACCCTCGGTCGCTGCCGGCAACGGATCGCCGCGGCGCAACCCGTTCTGGAGCGTTTCCGCGATTTCGCCTGCGCCCCCCTGCCGGTAGACCGGGTGACTCTCTACGAAAGCCGCCTGGAGCCGGCGGGCGCGGTTCATCTGCCGTTAAAGACTGTTTATCTGGGTGGATAG
- the larC gene encoding nickel pincer cofactor biosynthesis protein LarC, with protein sequence MKTLYLDAFSGISGDMFLGLLVDLGVDPAAIEAELQKLPVAGWQLECRREKRQGIEGTRLIVHCAEEKHHRTWADIDRMLAASGLQPPVQELARRIFRRIGEAEARVHGVPLEKVHFHEVGALDSIVDVAGAAAGLHQLGVREVVCSPLPLARGMIDTAHGAFPLPAPATVAILQGYPVTDGHSEFELVTPTGAAIAAEIAVFGPLPAMTLARVGYGVGGRQLPDRPNLLRGMLGDPATAAETDRVAVLETHLDDANPEWLGTLMERLLAAGALDVGYGPLQMKKSRPGLRVTVIAAPEQAAALASLLLRESSAIGVRCHETVRYKLRREERTVATPLGEARVKLLFDGEELVRITPEHDSCRGLAERSGRPLPEVYRIVERAADELFENN encoded by the coding sequence TTGAAAACCCTCTACCTCGACGCTTTCTCCGGCATCTCCGGCGACATGTTCCTCGGCCTGCTGGTCGACCTCGGGGTCGATCCGGCCGCCATCGAGGCGGAGCTGCAAAAGCTCCCCGTCGCCGGCTGGCAGCTCGAATGCCGCCGGGAAAAACGCCAGGGGATCGAAGGGACGCGCCTCATCGTCCACTGCGCCGAGGAAAAACATCATCGCACCTGGGCGGATATCGACCGGATGCTCGCCGCCAGCGGCCTGCAGCCGCCGGTGCAGGAACTGGCCCGGCGCATCTTCCGCCGCATCGGCGAGGCCGAGGCGAGGGTGCACGGCGTGCCGCTCGAAAAGGTCCACTTTCATGAAGTCGGCGCCCTCGACTCCATCGTCGATGTCGCCGGTGCCGCCGCCGGCCTGCACCAGCTCGGCGTGCGCGAAGTCGTCTGTTCCCCCCTGCCGCTCGCCCGGGGGATGATCGACACCGCTCACGGCGCCTTCCCCCTGCCGGCGCCGGCTACGGTCGCCATTCTCCAGGGGTATCCGGTCACCGACGGGCATTCGGAATTCGAGCTGGTCACCCCGACCGGCGCGGCTATCGCCGCCGAAATCGCCGTCTTCGGGCCGCTGCCGGCCATGACCCTCGCCCGGGTCGGCTATGGTGTCGGCGGCCGGCAACTGCCGGACCGGCCGAACCTGCTGCGGGGGATGCTCGGCGACCCGGCGACGGCGGCCGAAACCGACCGGGTGGCGGTGCTGGAGACCCACCTCGACGATGCCAACCCGGAGTGGCTGGGGACGCTGATGGAACGTCTGCTGGCGGCGGGCGCTCTCGATGTCGGCTATGGGCCCCTGCAGATGAAAAAGAGCCGTCCCGGTCTGCGGGTCACGGTCATCGCCGCGCCGGAGCAGGCTGCCGCCCTCGCCTCCCTGTTGTTGCGGGAGAGCAGCGCCATCGGCGTGCGCTGCCACGAAACGGTGCGCTACAAGCTGCGCCGCGAAGAGCGGACGGTCGCCACCCCCCTCGGGGAGGCCCGGGTCAAACTCCTCTTCGACGGTGAGGAACTCGTCCGCATCACGCCGGAGCACGACAGTTGCCGCGGTCTGGCGGAGAGAAGCGGTCGGCCACTTCCCGAAGTCTACCGGATCGTGGAGCGGGCGGCGGACGAACTTTTTGAAAACAATTGA
- a CDS encoding CinA family nicotinamide mononucleotide deamidase-related protein, which translates to MSLKIAVLAVGDELLNGEMSDTNTMRIARCLGAHGLSLRESRAVADVEVDIVEALLDLARRQDLVIVTGGLGPTADDLTARAAARAFERRLILSDEALQQIREHFRRSGRPMHAGDEKQALLPQKATILPNPVGSAPGFLLRQGDKDILFLPGVPTEMAAILEQSILARLLERAGGAFPRQERVLKVFGLSEPKTEERLAGSLPAGVTLAFGVDFPFVHVKLRAAGEEAETLLDRAELAARQALDNNVVAIGTGSLVQTVARQMTTAGLTLSLAESCTGGLIAKLLTDLPGASAFLERGAVTYANSAKGDWLGIPADLIAREGAVSEACALAMARGIRRAAGTDVALAVTGIAGPSGGTPGKPVGTVYLALAAADAEQVRGYRFGGEREQIRTLSACMALDWLRRYLGARAAGTPPHPVPEY; encoded by the coding sequence ATGTCCCTCAAGATCGCCGTCCTCGCCGTCGGTGACGAACTGCTCAACGGCGAAATGTCCGACACCAACACCATGCGGATTGCCCGCTGCCTCGGCGCGCACGGCCTGTCCTTGCGCGAGTCGCGCGCCGTTGCCGACGTGGAGGTCGATATCGTGGAAGCGCTGCTCGACCTGGCCCGCCGGCAGGATCTGGTCATCGTCACCGGCGGCCTCGGTCCCACCGCCGACGATCTGACCGCCCGGGCCGCCGCCCGGGCCTTTGAGCGACGACTGATACTGAGTGATGAAGCGCTGCAGCAGATCCGTGAGCATTTCCGCCGCAGCGGGCGACCGATGCATGCGGGTGACGAAAAGCAGGCGCTGCTGCCGCAGAAGGCGACGATCCTCCCCAATCCGGTCGGGAGCGCCCCCGGCTTTCTGCTGCGCCAGGGAGATAAGGACATTTTATTCCTGCCGGGGGTGCCGACAGAGATGGCCGCCATTCTCGAGCAATCGATTCTGGCCCGGCTGCTGGAACGGGCAGGGGGTGCCTTCCCGCGGCAGGAGAGAGTGCTCAAGGTCTTCGGGCTGTCCGAACCGAAAACCGAGGAGCGGCTGGCAGGCAGCCTGCCGGCAGGGGTCACGCTGGCATTCGGCGTCGACTTCCCCTTCGTCCACGTCAAGCTGCGGGCAGCCGGCGAAGAGGCGGAGACGCTTCTGGATCGGGCTGAATTGGCGGCCCGCCAGGCACTCGACAACAACGTGGTCGCCATCGGCACCGGCAGCCTGGTACAGACCGTCGCCCGTCAGATGACCACCGCCGGCCTGACCCTGTCGCTGGCCGAGTCGTGCACCGGCGGCCTGATCGCCAAACTGCTCACCGACCTTCCCGGCGCCTCCGCCTTTCTGGAGCGGGGCGCGGTCACCTATGCCAACAGCGCCAAGGGAGACTGGCTGGGCATCCCCGCCGACCTGATTGCACGCGAAGGAGCGGTGAGCGAAGCCTGTGCCCTGGCAATGGCCCGGGGGATTCGGCGAGCCGCCGGCACCGACGTGGCGCTGGCCGTCACCGGCATCGCCGGGCCCAGCGGCGGCACCCCGGGCAAACCTGTCGGCACTGTTTACCTCGCCCTGGCGGCGGCCGATGCGGAACAGGTCAGGGGGTACCGCTTCGGCGGCGAGCGGGAGCAGATTCGCACCCTCTCGGCCTGCATGGCCCTCGACTGGCTGCGTCGCTATCTCGGGGCCCGGGCAGCGGGAACACCTCCGCACCCGGTGCCGGAATACTAA
- a CDS encoding cytidylate kinase family protein, giving the protein MAIITISREMGSGGIPIAHKTAEKLGYTLVDGEAIAKVAGQYGLTPEALEGTDEKPPAFIEKLDDQMEVNLHLIHLIILEYALKGNVIIYGRGGQDLLKDIGSVFRVRIIAPFEERVERWAEREWLDPDMARILVRKSDQQRAGFIKYYFDRDWNDPLHYDLVINTSRLSEEMAVKLLCDGVKDKNLVEQKGAAKKTLTDLIVRKRTEIAVLSAISGEGGYLQISAVDGLVTLSGHVNSEAERREALKIARKVKGVSDVADHLKVIEYRTNPQEH; this is encoded by the coding sequence ATGGCAATCATCACCATCTCACGGGAAATGGGCAGCGGCGGCATCCCCATCGCTCATAAGACGGCGGAAAAACTCGGCTACACCCTGGTGGACGGCGAAGCCATTGCCAAGGTTGCCGGCCAGTACGGCCTGACGCCGGAGGCCCTCGAAGGGACCGACGAAAAGCCCCCCGCCTTTATCGAAAAGCTTGACGATCAGATGGAGGTCAATCTCCACCTGATCCACCTGATCATCCTGGAATACGCTCTCAAAGGGAATGTCATCATCTACGGCCGCGGTGGCCAGGACCTGCTCAAGGATATCGGCAGCGTCTTCCGGGTGCGGATCATCGCTCCCTTCGAGGAGAGGGTCGAGCGCTGGGCCGAACGGGAATGGCTCGACCCCGACATGGCCCGCATCCTGGTGCGCAAGAGCGACCAGCAACGCGCCGGATTCATCAAATACTACTTTGACCGGGACTGGAACGACCCGCTCCATTATGACCTGGTGATCAACACCTCCCGCCTCTCCGAGGAGATGGCGGTCAAACTGCTCTGCGATGGCGTCAAGGACAAAAACCTCGTCGAGCAGAAAGGGGCTGCAAAGAAGACCCTCACCGATCTGATCGTGCGCAAGCGGACCGAAATCGCCGTCCTTTCGGCAATCTCGGGCGAAGGCGGCTACCTGCAGATCTCAGCCGTCGATGGCCTGGTGACCCTTTCCGGCCACGTCAACAGTGAGGCCGAGCGGCGCGAGGCATTGAAGATCGCCAGAAAAGTCAAGGGTGTCAGCGATGTGGCCGATCATCTCAAGGTCATCGAGTATCGCACCAACCCCCAGGAGCATTGA
- the recA gene encoding recombinase RecA encodes MADNNRERAIDLAMSQIEKQFGKGSIMRLGLDTALPGVQAISTGALSLDIALGVGGVPRGRIIEIYGPESSGKTTLALHIAAEAQKTGGIVAFVDAEHALDIQYARKLGVRTDDLLVSQPDTGEQALEIAEVLVRSGAIDVLVVDSVAALVPRAEIEGEMGDSHMGLQARLMSQALRKLTATISKSNTIVIFINQIRMKIGVMFGNPETTTGGNALKFYASVRMDIRRTASLKQGQDVIGNRTRVKVVKNKVAPPFKEAEFDIMYGTGISREGDIVDLGADSGIIEKSGAWYSYGGERIGQGRENAKQFLKENPELARAVEAKILEHFGLGAPATAAERA; translated from the coding sequence ATGGCGGACAACAACCGCGAGCGCGCCATCGACCTGGCCATGAGCCAGATCGAAAAACAGTTCGGCAAGGGGAGCATCATGCGACTCGGCCTGGACACCGCACTGCCGGGGGTGCAGGCCATCTCCACCGGCGCCCTTTCCCTCGACATCGCCCTGGGCGTGGGCGGCGTGCCGCGCGGCCGGATCATCGAGATCTACGGTCCCGAGTCGTCCGGTAAAACCACCCTGGCCCTGCACATCGCCGCTGAAGCCCAGAAAACCGGGGGCATCGTCGCCTTCGTCGACGCCGAGCACGCCCTCGACATCCAGTATGCGCGCAAGCTCGGCGTCAGAACCGACGATCTGCTCGTCTCCCAGCCCGATACCGGCGAGCAGGCCCTGGAGATTGCCGAAGTCCTGGTGCGCAGCGGCGCCATCGACGTCCTGGTGGTCGACTCGGTAGCGGCCCTCGTCCCCCGCGCCGAAATCGAGGGTGAAATGGGGGATTCACACATGGGCCTGCAGGCGCGCCTCATGTCGCAGGCGTTGCGCAAGCTCACCGCCACCATCAGCAAGTCCAACACCATCGTCATTTTCATCAACCAGATCCGCATGAAGATCGGCGTCATGTTCGGCAATCCGGAAACGACCACCGGCGGCAACGCCCTCAAGTTCTACGCCTCGGTGCGCATGGACATCCGCCGGACCGCTTCGCTCAAGCAGGGGCAGGACGTGATCGGCAACCGTACGCGGGTCAAGGTGGTCAAGAACAAGGTGGCACCCCCCTTCAAGGAAGCCGAATTCGACATCATGTACGGCACCGGCATCTCCCGGGAAGGCGATATCGTCGATCTGGGGGCCGATTCCGGCATCATCGAGAAAAGCGGCGCCTGGTACTCCTACGGCGGCGAGCGCATCGGCCAGGGCCGGGAGAATGCCAAGCAGTTTCTCAAGGAGAACCCCGAACTCGCCCGCGCCGTCGAAGCGAAGATCCTCGAACACTTCGGGCTGGGCGCCCCGGCAACGGCCGCAGAGAGGGCCTGA
- a CDS encoding ATP-binding protein, with product MASNRLKNRTGILLTAAFGGLLLTAAALLRLHPAGDVGQAALPFLFAFGLCLTALPLLALHRTSLRNLQLQRDCERLMAENENLCVAHRLAERRSRQLLDNAGDAIFFINPENGSLLEMNRQAEELLGYTAAEIHALLLSAIFPGHQRRRYLRLVRNVLDNGYGEDDNLLFRRKDGTLFTGAVHARLGELGASRVVHGVLRNITEIKRIERELRQKNQDLTLVNAIARQVSGNRDLPAMLNEVLARTVQAFAATGGGIYLASDDGSSLHLTVHQGIDDTLLADLEHIVAGVGVAGRVAATGQARSSADLQKDRRLRSQAVLAAGWRAFQAVPLIAAGSTIGVLFLFTLEKRITRREELNLLLSIGRQVGTAVQSAQLFESLQWQYRLTRASNRELKQSRRQLEENLTRLEETNRGLERLDRMKSNFLAMASHELRTPLTYVLSGAELLKTTLDSQLSAEERQVLDAVYEGGRRLEAIVQDLLEAARIESQSLYLAREPVDLPAIIAEIGQSFRPVFEQRNLVFRLHDCQAPLELSGDTHHLRKTFQRLLENAVKFTPEGGEIEVRMAIRESFELKPLEPALRPFSASFFRNLTAERLLQVTVRDSGVGIDPEEQLRVFDRFYEVGPITEHFTSRTRFGGKGVGLGLSLVKGMVEAHGGMVWVESAGTTGNAGGSAFHVLLPLAANIGEAVDAAG from the coding sequence TTGGCTTCGAACCGGCTGAAAAACCGAACCGGAATCCTGCTGACTGCAGCATTCGGCGGCCTGCTGCTGACGGCGGCAGCCCTGCTCCGACTCCACCCGGCTGGCGATGTCGGCCAGGCGGCCCTCCCCTTTCTCTTCGCCTTTGGCCTCTGCCTTACGGCACTCCCCCTGCTTGCCCTGCACCGCACCAGCCTGCGCAATCTGCAACTGCAGCGAGACTGCGAGCGGCTTATGGCAGAAAACGAGAACCTGTGCGTCGCCCACCGACTTGCTGAACGACGCAGCCGGCAACTGCTCGACAACGCCGGAGACGCCATCTTTTTCATCAACCCGGAGAACGGCTCGCTGCTGGAGATGAACCGCCAGGCCGAAGAGCTGCTCGGCTACACGGCGGCAGAGATTCACGCCCTCTTGCTGTCGGCGATTTTCCCCGGCCACCAGCGCCGGCGTTATCTGCGCCTGGTCAGAAACGTTCTCGACAACGGCTACGGGGAAGACGACAATCTGTTGTTCCGGCGCAAGGACGGGACGCTTTTCACGGGCGCCGTCCACGCCCGGCTGGGGGAACTTGGCGCCAGCAGAGTGGTGCACGGCGTCCTGCGCAACATTACGGAAATCAAGCGGATCGAGCGGGAACTGCGCCAGAAGAACCAGGATCTGACCCTGGTCAACGCGATTGCCCGGCAGGTCTCGGGCAATCGCGACCTGCCGGCGATGCTGAACGAAGTCCTGGCCAGGACGGTCCAGGCCTTTGCCGCCACCGGTGGCGGCATCTACCTGGCGAGCGACGACGGCAGCAGCCTGCACCTGACAGTGCACCAGGGGATCGACGACACCCTGCTCGCGGACCTTGAGCACATCGTAGCGGGAGTCGGCGTCGCCGGCCGGGTGGCTGCTACCGGGCAGGCACGCAGTTCGGCCGATCTGCAGAAAGACCGGCGGCTGCGCTCCCAGGCAGTCCTGGCGGCCGGCTGGCGCGCCTTCCAGGCCGTTCCGCTGATCGCCGCCGGCAGCACCATAGGCGTTCTCTTCCTGTTCACCCTGGAGAAGCGCATCACCCGGCGCGAGGAGCTCAACCTCCTGCTCTCGATCGGTCGCCAGGTCGGGACAGCAGTACAGAGCGCCCAGCTCTTCGAGTCCCTGCAGTGGCAGTACCGACTGACCCGGGCCAGCAACCGGGAGTTGAAGCAATCGCGCCGGCAGCTCGAGGAGAACTTGACCCGGCTGGAAGAGACCAACCGGGGACTGGAGAGACTCGACCGGATGAAGAGCAACTTCCTGGCGATGGCTTCCCATGAGCTGCGCACGCCGCTCACCTATGTTCTCTCCGGCGCCGAACTGCTCAAAACCACTCTCGACAGTCAGCTGAGCGCCGAGGAAAGACAGGTGCTGGACGCAGTCTACGAAGGGGGCAGGCGGCTGGAAGCCATCGTCCAGGATCTGCTCGAGGCGGCCCGCATCGAATCGCAGAGCCTCTACCTGGCGCGCGAACCGGTCGACCTGCCGGCCATCATCGCAGAGATCGGGCAGAGTTTCCGCCCCGTTTTCGAGCAGCGCAATCTTGTCTTCCGGCTGCACGATTGCCAGGCCCCGCTCGAACTCAGCGGCGATACCCACCACCTTAGAAAGACTTTCCAGCGGCTGCTGGAGAACGCCGTCAAGTTTACTCCCGAAGGCGGGGAGATCGAGGTCCGCATGGCCATCCGCGAGTCTTTCGAACTCAAACCGCTCGAGCCGGCGCTGCGTCCGTTCTCCGCCTCGTTCTTCCGCAACCTCACCGCCGAGCGACTGCTGCAGGTCACCGTCCGTGACAGCGGCGTCGGTATCGATCCGGAAGAGCAGCTCAGGGTGTTCGACCGTTTTTATGAAGTCGGCCCCATCACCGAACATTTCACCTCGCGGACCCGCTTCGGCGGCAAAGGCGTCGGGCTGGGGCTGAGCCTGGTCAAGGGAATGGTGGAGGCGCACGGTGGCATGGTCTGGGTGGAAAGCGCCGGAACCACCGGAAACGCCGGAGGCAGCGCCTTCCACGTGCTGCTGCCGCTGGCGGCAAACATCGGCGAGGCCGTCGATGCGGCAGGTTAG